From the genome of Segatella hominis, one region includes:
- the feoB gene encoding ferrous iron transport protein B, translated as MKLSELKTGESGVIVKVSGHGGFRKRVIEMGFIKGKKVDVLLNAPLQDPVKYKIMGYEVSLRHSEADHIEVVSIDEAKHDAELSKADAEDRQQVMNSQIVDTNDNDELALGDKMLVAEKKDNASNEAIAEQEAERLHHVINVALVGNPNCGKTSLFNFASGAHERVGNYSGVTVDAKVGEADFNGYHFNLVDLPGTYSLSAYSPEELYVRKQLIEHTPDIVINVIDTSNLERNLYLTTQLIDMHIRMVCALNMFDETEKRGDNIDYDKLGELFGISMIPTVFTNGRGVDKLFETIIELYEGKEDTNAHYRHIHINHGHEIEHGIEHIQKYLKVDDSIRQRYSTRYLSIKLLENDKHAEEYVSHLKSAKEIFAARDEAAKRVKEETLEDSETAIMDAKYGFIHGALQEAGYEPGKAKDTYQVTHLIDSILTNKYVGFPIFILLLFIMFSATFVLGEIPKGWIEDGVAWLGEFISNTMPDGPVKDMLVDGVIGGVGAVIVFLPQILILYFFISYMEDSGYMARAAFIMDKLMHKMGLHGKSFIPLIMGFGCNVPAVMATRTIESHRSRLITMLILPLMSCSARLPIYIMVIGTFFAIQYRSLIMVSLYLIGIFLAVILSRIFASFVVKGEDTPFVMELPPYRFPTWKAIGRHTWEKGKQYLKKMGGIILVASIIVWALGYFPHNEELDNQAQQEQSYIGRIGKTIEPIFTPQGFDWKLDVGLVSGVGAKEIVASTMGVLYSNNDSFSDDQDYNDEDGKYEVLKKQMTSDLKKTYGYSDAEAESKATLTAYCFLLFVLLYFPCIATIAAIKGETGSWKWAGFAASYTTLLAWVVSALVFQIGSLFI; from the coding sequence ATGAAATTATCAGAACTTAAAACAGGTGAAAGTGGCGTTATCGTCAAGGTATCCGGTCATGGTGGCTTCCGTAAGAGAGTCATCGAGATGGGATTTATCAAAGGCAAAAAAGTTGATGTACTTCTCAATGCCCCACTCCAGGACCCAGTAAAATACAAAATCATGGGATACGAGGTATCACTTCGCCACAGCGAAGCTGATCATATCGAAGTTGTTTCCATCGATGAAGCTAAGCATGATGCAGAACTGAGCAAGGCGGATGCAGAAGACCGCCAACAGGTAATGAACTCGCAAATAGTAGATACCAACGATAACGATGAGTTGGCACTCGGTGATAAGATGTTAGTGGCTGAAAAAAAAGACAATGCCAGTAACGAGGCTATTGCAGAACAAGAGGCTGAGAGACTTCACCATGTCATCAACGTAGCTTTGGTAGGTAACCCTAACTGCGGTAAGACATCATTGTTCAACTTCGCTTCAGGTGCTCACGAACGTGTGGGCAACTATAGTGGTGTAACCGTAGATGCCAAGGTAGGTGAAGCCGATTTTAACGGTTATCACTTTAATCTGGTTGATTTACCAGGCACCTACTCTCTTTCTGCTTATTCACCAGAAGAACTTTATGTGCGCAAACAGCTCATCGAGCACACGCCAGATATCGTCATCAATGTAATCGACACCAGTAATCTGGAACGCAACCTCTATCTCACTACCCAGCTGATAGATATGCACATCCGCATGGTCTGCGCTCTCAATATGTTTGATGAAACTGAGAAGCGTGGCGATAATATCGACTATGACAAACTCGGTGAACTCTTCGGTATTTCAATGATACCTACCGTCTTCACCAATGGTCGAGGCGTGGATAAACTCTTCGAGACCATCATCGAACTTTACGAAGGAAAAGAAGACACTAACGCTCACTACCGCCACATCCACATCAACCACGGACATGAGATAGAACATGGTATCGAACATATCCAGAAGTATCTGAAGGTAGATGATTCCATCCGCCAGCGCTACTCCACACGATATCTTTCTATCAAATTATTGGAGAACGACAAACACGCCGAGGAATACGTAAGTCATCTGAAATCGGCTAAGGAAATCTTCGCAGCCCGCGATGAGGCAGCCAAGCGTGTGAAGGAAGAGACATTGGAAGATAGTGAAACAGCCATCATGGATGCCAAATATGGTTTTATTCATGGAGCATTGCAGGAAGCAGGCTATGAACCTGGCAAAGCAAAGGACACCTATCAGGTAACCCACCTCATCGATAGCATCCTGACCAATAAATATGTGGGCTTCCCTATCTTCATCCTGCTGCTGTTCATCATGTTTTCAGCCACCTTCGTACTGGGCGAGATTCCTAAAGGATGGATTGAGGACGGCGTGGCATGGCTGGGCGAATTCATCAGCAATACAATGCCGGATGGACCTGTAAAGGATATGCTGGTAGATGGTGTGATCGGTGGTGTAGGTGCCGTGATTGTGTTCCTGCCACAGATTCTGATTCTGTATTTCTTCATCTCATACATGGAGGATTCGGGATATATGGCTCGTGCCGCCTTCATCATGGATAAACTGATGCACAAGATGGGCCTGCATGGCAAATCATTCATTCCGCTGATTATGGGATTCGGATGTAACGTGCCTGCCGTGATGGCAACGAGAACCATCGAGAGTCACCGTTCCCGTCTGATAACGATGCTGATTTTGCCATTGATGAGTTGTTCGGCTCGTCTGCCAATCTACATCATGGTTATCGGAACATTCTTTGCCATCCAATACCGTTCGCTCATCATGGTATCGCTCTATCTCATCGGCATCTTCCTTGCCGTGATATTGAGCCGCATCTTTGCCAGTTTCGTAGTGAAAGGCGAAGATACCCCATTCGTGATGGAGCTGCCTCCTTACCGCTTCCCTACCTGGAAGGCGATAGGCCGTCATACCTGGGAAAAGGGTAAGCAGTACTTGAAGAAGATGGGTGGTATCATCCTCGTGGCAAGTATCATCGTCTGGGCTTTGGGTTACTTCCCTCATAATGAAGAACTTGACAACCAGGCTCAGCAGGAGCAGAGCTATATCGGAAGAATCGGTAAGACCATTGAGCCTATCTTCACTCCACAGGGTTTCGACTGGAAACTGGATGTGGGCTTGGTTTCCGGTGTGGGTGCCAAGGAGATTGTAGCCTCAACAATGGGCGTGCTCTACAGCAACAACGACAGTTTCTCTGATGATCAGGATTACAACGATGAAGACGGAAAATATGAGGTTTTGAAGAAGCAGATGACTTCTGATTTGAAGAAGACCTACGGTTACAGCGATGCCGAGGCGGAATCCAAGGCAACGCTCACCGCCTATTGCTTTCTCCTCTTCGTATTACTCTACTTCCCTTGCATCGCCACTATCGCCGCCATCAAGGGCGAGACGGGCAGTTGGAAATGGGCAGGCTTTGCCGCTAGCTACACCACGCTATTGGCATGGGTAGTATCAGCTCTGGTCTTCCAGATAGGAAGTTTGTTTATCTAA